DNA from Verrucomicrobiia bacterium:
GGCATCGCGGTCGCCATCCCGACGCATGTCGGCTACAACTACCTCGTCAGCCGGGTGAACACAATCGTCCTGGACATGGAACGTTCCGCCACGGAAATCGTGAACATTCTGGCGGAGCTGAACAGCAGCAAGACGTCATGAAATTTCCACGCAACGCCCGCATCGCCAAGGGCTCGCTGGAAGCCGCACCGTGGGCGGCCGTCATGTTCCTGCTGGTCACCTTCCTGTTACTGGGCAACCTGCTCTACACCCCGGGCGTCCACATTGAACTGCCCGTGGCCAGCCTGCCGGCGGACGACGCCCTGCCCGGCACGGACAAGCCGACGCTCAGCGTGGCCATGGACGCCAGCGGCCGGTTGTTCTACGAGAACCAGCTGATGGAAGAAACCCAACTGCTGGCGCGGTTGAGCGAAACCGTAAAGGCCGCCCCCGAGAAACCAACGCTGATCGTCCGCGCAGACCGGGCCGTCAGTTACGAAAACTTGATCCGTCTGACGCTGCTGGCGCGGCAGGCCGGCATTGAAAACGCGGTCCTGGCGACGCTTCCCCGGCCGTTCGACAAAACGCCGGCCCGCCCGTGAACGCCGTGCTGCCAGATTCCTCCGCCTGGACAAGGCGCCAGTGGATTGGGGCCGTTGTGCTCGCCGTGCTTGTGCAGGCGGGATTGATTCTGTGGTTCAGCGAACACACGCCACGCCCGGTGCATCGGTTGAACGCACGGCCCGTCGTGCGCATGGCGCCACGGGTCAAAAATGAGTGGCTGACGCTCACGGACCCGACGCTGTTCGCGGTGCCGCACCCGGAAGGATTCTCGGGTCCGGCCTGGCTCACTGTTCCGCCGCATCAATACCGCCCCCCCGGTTCGCTGGACGAACCCTTGTGGCTGGCGCCAACTCCGGTCGCGTTCGGCGCCGCCTTTCATGAATTCGTGCGGACAAGTCCGCTCGCCCCGTTCCATTTTACCGTCCGCCCGCTGGCCGCTCCAACCGATCTTGGCAATGTGCCCAACCCACCGCTGCGCACGGGCTCCGAGTGGGAGGTCACGGGCGACCTGGCCCGCCGCGGTCTCGAGTTCATTCCGCCGCTGCCGTCCTGGACGAACGCCGAAATCCTGGCGCCGAGCGTCGTGCAGGTATTGATTGACGCCCGCGGCAATCCCATTTCCGCCGTGCTGCTGGACCCCAAGGGCAGCGGCCTGAAGGCAGCCGACCAACGCGCGGTGGATCTGGCCCGCGCCGCTCATTTTGGCCCGGACCAGGCGGCGTTGACCGAACATCCGAACGATCCGGCGGCCGGACTTGGCTCGGGCCGGCTGATTTTTCACTGGAACACCCTGCCCGCGCCGGTCACCAACGACAGCGTCAACCCGCGTTAATCATGCCCATTCATACGCTGATTCTGGGATTCGTGGTGATCTCGCTGGGAGCCTTGGGGCTGCTGGTGATTTGGACTGAACTGCGCCGGCGCCGCTTCGAGCCGCACCCCAGCCAGGATCGCATTTTCCGCTGCCAGAAATGCGGCTCGGTTTACACGGACGACCCCGACGTGGACCGCTCGCGCTGCCCGCAATGCGGCAAGCTGAACGAGGCCATCCAATTTTAGCTGCCGTTCCCGCAGGCAAACCCGCCACGAGCCGCGCCCGCCCCACGCGCGTCGCGTGGACGACGCGCAATGCGCGCCCACGCCTCGCCAAATCACACGGTTTCGGCCCCACCTTCGGTTGGCAAGCGCGATGCTCAACAGGCAGACGCACCCACAACCCGCGCCACCATGCCAACGCCGTTTCATGATCTCAAAATCGCCGGGCTCGATGAGGAGCGTTGTTACCGGCTAGGCACAGGCGAGGTCCGGTCTATCTGCAACTGTCAGAGAAACCGCCCGTGGGCTGGTCGAATCTGTTCATCCGCGCGTGGCAATCCATGATCCACGTGCCGGAACGCCGGGTGGGCATGGAAGATGGCGCGATCTGGATCGAGTGCACGCCGGCCGAATTGAAATCCCACCACCTGGCGGAGCTCGAATCCGCCTTGGCTCAGGCGAACCAGCAATTCTGGTCGGCTGTGGAGCGGCGGCTCAACGCGGAACGTGCGCAGCGGGAGGCCGCCCGACAGATGGAAGCGGAACTGGCCTCGCTGGCCGAACATTGGAATCCTCCGTCACAACCCGTCCACGAGGAAGCACCACCGCGCGCCGGCCCAAGGTTCCCGGGCCACCGCTTTTGGCGGATGATTTGGCGCGCGTTTTAGCGCCGCCGCCGGCTCCGTCAATGGCCCGTCTTCAATTCCACGACGTCGTGGGGCGCGGCTTCTTTCATGCCGGCCGGACTGACGCGGATGTAGCGGGCCTTCAGGCAGAGCTGCTCCAGATTGGCGGCGCCGAGGTAGCCCATGCCGCTCTGGATGCCGCCGATGAGCTGGGACAGCACCTGGTCCACGGAGCCGGACACTTCCTTGAGCGCCTCGATGCCTTCGGCGGCCACCTTGCGCGTGCTATCGGCCTTGTCGTGGCCGTAACGCGCGGCCGAGCCCGCCTTCATGGCTGCCAGGCTGCCCATGCCGCGGTATTGCTTATACATTTTGCCGCCGATTTCCATGATCTGCCCCGGCGCCTCGGGACAACCGGCCAGAATGCCGCCGCACACCACGGCCTGCGCGAGCGTCAACGCCTTCACGATGTCGCCCGACTTCGTAATGCCACCGTCGGCCAGAATGCTGACGCCTTTCCTGGCCGCAGCGCGAGAGCACACGTAGAGGGCCGTCAACTGGGGAATCCCGACGCCCGCCACCACGCGCGTGGTGCAAATGGAGCCCGGGCCCTGGCCCACCTTGATGATGCTGGCGCCAGCGTCGGCGAGAAATTCCACGCCGGCGGCGCTGGTGACGTTGCCCGCGATGATGGGCAGCTGTTTGAATTCGCCGCGAATCATCTTCACCGTTTCCGCCACGCCCTTGCTGAAGCCGTGGGCCGTGGAGACCGCCACCACATCAACGCCCCGCTCCACCAGACCGCCGACGTGCTTCAGGATGCGGTCGCGGTCCAGCTCGCCAAAGGCGTTGCGCGTGGCACTCACGGCCGCACCGCAGACGAGCCGGAATTGCGCGTCGCGCGCCGGTTTGAACTGCGCCTTCCGCTCCTGCGTGATGCGCTCGACGTCGCTCATCGTGAACAGCCCGTGCAGGTGATCCTTGTCATCGACGACGAGCAGTTTGTGAATGCCGGGATGGTCGGTGAAGAATTTGTCCGCCCGCGCGATGGGGTTGGAGCCGAGCTCTTTTTTGCCGATGGTCTGGACCTGGCTGCGCGGGGTGAGCGCCTCGGAAACTTTGCGCGCCGCGTAACGGTGCTTCACGACGTGCCCCGACAACAAGCCGACGAGCTTGCCGGAAGCGTCCACCACGGGGAACGTCCGAAACTCGAAACGGCGCTTCTCCACCATGGCCAGCACATCGCCAATCAGTTCATCCGGGGAAACCTTGATGGGATCCTGGATCAGACCGTGCACGTGGTTCTTCACGCGGCTGACGTGATGCAGTTGGTCCTCTTCGGGCATGTTGTAGTGGATGAGCCCCAGCGCCCCGTTCAACGCCATGGCGATGGCCATGCGCGATTCGGTCACGGTGTCCATGTCCGCGGAGACAATGGGGATGTTCAACTGCAGGCCATTCGCGAGCATGGTGCCCAGTTGCGTGTCGCGGGGCAGGATTTCGGAATACTGCGTGGCCAGGGTAACGTCGTCGTAGGTCAGGGCGAGGCCGGCCTGCGCCGGGAAAAAGACATCCGCCGCCTGGAAAAACTGTGAATCAATGGGGTGGGGCTTCAGCGTAGCTGCCATGCGCGAAAATGCCCGAGGCGGCTCGGGGTTGGCAAGAATTTCCCGGTCTCCAGGCGGAAGCCTCC
Protein-coding regions in this window:
- a CDS encoding IMP dehydrogenase, producing MAATLKPHPIDSQFFQAADVFFPAQAGLALTYDDVTLATQYSEILPRDTQLGTMLANGLQLNIPIVSADMDTVTESRMAIAMALNGALGLIHYNMPEEDQLHHVSRVKNHVHGLIQDPIKVSPDELIGDVLAMVEKRRFEFRTFPVVDASGKLVGLLSGHVVKHRYAARKVSEALTPRSQVQTIGKKELGSNPIARADKFFTDHPGIHKLLVVDDKDHLHGLFTMSDVERITQERKAQFKPARDAQFRLVCGAAVSATRNAFGELDRDRILKHVGGLVERGVDVVAVSTAHGFSKGVAETVKMIRGEFKQLPIIAGNVTSAAGVEFLADAGASIIKVGQGPGSICTTRVVAGVGIPQLTALYVCSRAAARKGVSILADGGITKSGDIVKALTLAQAVVCGGILAGCPEAPGQIMEIGGKMYKQYRGMGSLAAMKAGSAARYGHDKADSTRKVAAEGIEALKEVSGSVDQVLSQLIGGIQSGMGYLGAANLEQLCLKARYIRVSPAGMKEAAPHDVVELKTGH
- a CDS encoding biopolymer transporter ExbD; translation: MKFPRNARIAKGSLEAAPWAAVMFLLVTFLLLGNLLYTPGVHIELPVASLPADDALPGTDKPTLSVAMDASGRLFYENQLMEETQLLARLSETVKAAPEKPTLIVRADRAVSYENLIRLTLLARQAGIENAVLATLPRPFDKTPARP